One genomic region from uncultured Fusobacterium sp. encodes:
- a CDS encoding metallophosphoesterase translates to MKILVISDSHGRLERLISIYEKEQPDVVICAGDHSEDGENLSFIHPEAKYYIVKGNCDFYDIKSEDEMVIELGEHKVLLAHGHHYGVKQTYGIIEARGRELGCDIVIFGHTHRQELIKKDGITLFNPGAVLSNQYGILKLDKENIDFLQKRS, encoded by the coding sequence ATGAAAATATTGGTAATATCAGATTCACATGGAAGATTAGAAAGATTGATTTCGATTTATGAAAAAGAACAACCTGATGTTGTAATATGTGCTGGAGATCACAGTGAAGATGGGGAAAACCTCTCTTTTATTCATCCAGAAGCAAAGTATTACATTGTTAAAGGTAATTGTGATTTTTATGATATAAAAAGTGAAGATGAGATGGTAATTGAGCTAGGAGAACATAAAGTTCTCCTAGCTCATGGTCATCATTATGGAGTAAAACAAACATATGGAATTATAGAGGCTAGGGGGAGAGAGTTAGGGTGTGATATTGTGATATTTGGTCATACTCATAGACAGGAGCTAATAAAAAAAGATGGAATAACTCTTTTTAATCCTGGAGCTGTTTTAAGTAATCAATATGGAATTTTAAAATTGGATAAAGAAAATATTGATTTTCTTCAAAAAAGATCTTAA
- the gyrA gene encoding DNA gyrase subunit A, with the protein MSNVTKRYIEEEMKQSYLDYSMSVIVSRALPDVRDGMKPVHRRILFAMNELGMTYDKAYKKSARIVGEVLGKYHPHGDSSVYGAIVRMAQDFNYRYPLVDGHGNFGSIDGDSAAAMRYTEARMAKISGELMEDIDKNTIDFMKNFDDSLDEPTVLPAKLPNLLLNGATGIAVGMATNIPPHNLGELVDGILAQIENPDITCLELMDYIKGPDFPTGGIIDGHKGIRDAYLTGRGKIRVRGKVEVEELKSGKANIIIKEIPYQLNKAVLIEKIADLVKEKKINGISDLRDESDRDGIRVVIEVKKGEEPELILNKLYKFTELQNTFGIIMLALVNNAPKVLNLKEIIAEYLKHRFIVITRRTQFDLEKAEKRAHILQGYRIALENIDRIIEIIRGSADGNTAREVLIEKYGFSDVQSRAILDMKLQRLTGLEREKIDAEYIEIEKYILELKDILSHDSKIYDIIKKELIYLKEKYGDERKTVIENERMEILPEDLIKDESVILTLTNKGYVKRMEVSKYKAQKRGGKGVASQNTIEDDFVVSIDSATNLDTLMIFTNQGRVFNLKVYEIPESSKQSRGKLISNIIRIREDEKIRAVIKTRDFSPENEVVFVTKEGLIKKTNLNEFKNINNSGLKAIKLKPEDDIIYVGLIEEIDKEELLLATKLGQSIRFGSDNVRATGRDTMGVKAITLKEGDSVVSAMLIKDKDGMILTMTENGYGKRTRIDEYPLQARSGKGVINLRCNAKTGDVVSVLPAPDSEELMAITSSGIVIRMPMSSITIYGRATQGVIVMKVDNGEKVVSITKVKSEDDEIDEVSTEE; encoded by the coding sequence ATGTCGAATGTTACAAAAAGATATATAGAGGAGGAGATGAAACAATCTTATCTTGACTACTCTATGAGTGTTATTGTCAGTAGAGCACTTCCAGATGTAAGAGATGGAATGAAACCTGTACATAGAAGAATACTTTTTGCTATGAATGAATTAGGAATGACATATGATAAAGCTTATAAAAAGTCAGCTAGAATCGTAGGGGAAGTACTGGGGAAATACCATCCACATGGGGATTCATCAGTATATGGAGCTATTGTAAGAATGGCTCAAGATTTTAACTATAGATACCCACTTGTAGATGGACATGGAAACTTTGGGTCTATAGATGGTGACTCAGCAGCAGCAATGAGATATACAGAGGCAAGAATGGCTAAAATCAGTGGAGAACTGATGGAGGATATAGATAAAAATACAATAGATTTTATGAAAAACTTTGATGATTCGTTAGATGAACCAACAGTTCTTCCAGCTAAATTGCCAAATCTTCTTTTAAATGGAGCTACAGGGATAGCAGTAGGAATGGCTACAAATATTCCACCACACAATTTAGGTGAACTTGTAGATGGAATCTTAGCTCAAATAGAAAATCCAGATATAACTTGTTTAGAGCTAATGGATTATATAAAAGGTCCTGACTTTCCAACAGGTGGAATAATAGATGGACACAAGGGAATTAGAGATGCTTATTTAACTGGTAGAGGAAAAATAAGAGTAAGAGGAAAAGTTGAAGTTGAAGAGTTAAAAAGTGGAAAAGCAAATATTATAATTAAAGAGATTCCATATCAACTAAATAAAGCTGTTCTTATTGAAAAGATAGCTGATTTAGTAAAAGAGAAGAAAATCAATGGAATATCAGATTTGAGAGATGAGTCTGATAGAGATGGAATAAGAGTTGTAATTGAGGTTAAGAAAGGTGAAGAGCCTGAACTTATCTTAAATAAATTATATAAATTTACAGAACTTCAAAACACTTTTGGAATCATTATGCTAGCTCTTGTAAATAATGCTCCTAAAGTTTTAAATTTAAAAGAGATCATAGCTGAATATCTAAAACATAGATTTATAGTTATCACAAGAAGAACTCAATTTGATTTGGAAAAGGCAGAGAAGAGAGCACATATTTTACAAGGATATAGAATCGCCTTAGAAAATATTGATAGAATAATTGAAATAATTAGAGGATCAGCAGATGGAAATACAGCTAGAGAGGTTTTAATTGAAAAGTATGGTTTCTCTGATGTACAATCAAGAGCTATCCTTGATATGAAACTTCAAAGATTAACAGGTTTAGAAAGAGAAAAAATTGATGCTGAATATATTGAAATAGAGAAATATATTTTAGAACTAAAAGATATTCTTTCACATGATTCAAAAATATATGATATTATAAAGAAAGAGCTTATTTACCTAAAAGAAAAATATGGTGATGAGAGAAAAACTGTTATAGAAAATGAAAGAATGGAGATACTTCCAGAGGATCTAATTAAAGATGAAAGTGTTATTTTAACTCTTACAAATAAAGGGTATGTAAAGAGAATGGAAGTAAGTAAATATAAAGCTCAAAAAAGAGGTGGAAAGGGAGTTGCTAGTCAAAATACTATAGAGGATGATTTTGTAGTAAGTATTGATTCAGCAACAAACTTAGATACTTTAATGATCTTTACAAATCAAGGAAGAGTATTTAACCTAAAAGTTTATGAAATTCCAGAATCTTCAAAACAATCTAGAGGAAAACTAATTAGTAATATAATTAGAATTAGAGAGGACGAGAAGATAAGGGCTGTAATTAAAACAAGAGATTTCTCTCCTGAAAATGAAGTGGTATTTGTTACTAAAGAGGGACTTATTAAGAAAACAAATCTAAATGAATTTAAAAATATTAATAATTCTGGATTAAAAGCTATTAAATTAAAGCCAGAAGATGATATAATATACGTAGGACTAATAGAGGAGATAGATAAAGAGGAACTTCTATTGGCAACTAAATTAGGTCAATCAATAAGATTTGGAAGTGACAATGTAAGAGCTACTGGAAGAGATACTATGGGAGTTAAAGCAATTACATTGAAAGAGGGAGACTCTGTTGTTTCAGCAATGCTTATAAAAGATAAAGATGGAATGATCCTTACTATGACTGAAAATGGATATGGAAAGAGAACAAGAATAGATGAATATCCACTACAAGCTAGATCTGGTAAGGGAGTTATCAACTTGAGATGCAATGCTAAAACAGGAGATGTAGTTTCTGTCCTTCCAGCTCCAGATAGTGAAGAATTGATGGCTATAACATCATCAGGTATAGTAATAAGAATGCCTATGAGCTCAATAACTATCTACGGAAGAGCAACTCAAGGGGTTATTGTAATGAAAGTAGATAATGGAGAGAAAGTAGTATCTATTACAAAGGTAAAATCTGAAGATGATGAGATAGATGAAGTTTCAACAGAAGAGTAA
- the pheS gene encoding phenylalanine--tRNA ligase subunit alpha, with protein sequence MKEKVAQLREQAQVKIESAVSLQELEEIRVKLLGKKGELTEISKGMKNLSPEERPVLGQLVNETREFITNLLETKNLELKEKEKEERLAKEVLDITLPGEDIQLGTIHPITETMNFMKNIFIEMGFDVADGPEVEWVKYNFDALNIPQTHPSRDVSDTFYITDDVVLRTQTSPVQVRYMLNHKPPFRMICPGKVYRPDYDVSHTPMFHQMEGLMIGENISFANLKGILTHFVKKVFGETEVRFRPHFFPFTEPSAEMDVQCAVCKGKGCRVCKDSGWLEIMGCGMVDPEVLKAVGYDPNEVSGFAFGVGIERVTMLRHGIDDLRAFFENDVRFLKKFK encoded by the coding sequence ATGAAGGAAAAGGTAGCACAATTAAGGGAGCAAGCACAAGTAAAAATTGAAAGTGCTGTTTCTTTACAAGAACTTGAAGAAATAAGAGTTAAACTATTAGGTAAAAAGGGAGAATTAACAGAAATATCTAAGGGAATGAAAAATCTTTCTCCAGAAGAAAGACCAGTATTAGGTCAACTTGTAAATGAAACAAGAGAGTTTATAACTAACTTGTTAGAAACAAAAAATCTTGAACTTAAAGAGAAAGAGAAAGAGGAGAGATTAGCAAAAGAGGTACTTGATATCACTCTTCCAGGAGAGGATATTCAACTTGGAACTATTCATCCAATAACAGAAACAATGAATTTTATGAAAAATATATTCATTGAGATGGGATTTGATGTGGCAGATGGACCAGAAGTAGAATGGGTAAAATATAACTTTGATGCTTTAAACATACCACAAACACACCCTTCAAGAGATGTAAGCGATACTTTCTATATAACAGATGATGTAGTTTTAAGAACTCAAACATCACCAGTACAAGTAAGATATATGCTAAATCATAAACCACCATTTAGAATGATCTGTCCAGGAAAAGTTTACAGACCAGACTATGATGTTTCTCATACACCTATGTTTCACCAAATGGAAGGATTGATGATAGGGGAAAATATTTCTTTCGCAAATCTTAAAGGAATATTAACTCATTTTGTTAAGAAAGTTTTTGGAGAAACTGAAGTTAGATTTAGACCACACTTCTTCCCATTTACAGAGCCAAGTGCTGAAATGGATGTACAATGTGCTGTATGTAAAGGAAAAGGATGTAGAGTATGTAAAGATAGTGGTTGGTTAGAGATCATGGGATGCGGAATGGTAGATCCAGAAGTTTTAAAAGCAGTAGGATATGATCCTAATGAAGTAAGTGGATTTGCTTTCGGTGTTGGAATTGAAAGAGTTACTATGCTAAGACATGGTATAGATGACCTTAGAGCATTCTTTGAAAATGATGTAAGATTCTTAAAAAAATTTAAATAA
- the pheT gene encoding phenylalanine--tRNA ligase subunit beta: MLISLDWLKQYVDIKEDIPQLENALTMIGQEVEAIDIQGKHLDNVVIGQITEYGKHPNSDKLTLLKVNVGAEEELQIVCGAPNHKLGDKVVVAKIGAVLPGDFKIKKSKIRDVESFGMLCSQVELGIGEDGDGIIILPEDAPIGEEYRKYAGLDDVIFELEITPNRPDCLSHIGIAREVAAYYGRKVKYPSYTLSEVIDSVNNYAKVRVEDKERCKRYMGRVIRNVTVAESPEWLKKRIRAMGLKPINNIVDITNFVMFEYNQPMHAFDLDKLENNTVVVRAAENGEKITTLDGVERELVNGELVIADEVKPIAIAGIIGGQATQIEAETKNVFLEVAYFTPDNIRKSAKKLGIVTDSGYRNERGLDIENLPEVIDRAAALIAEVASGEVLDEVIDKYIEKPQKYEIPLNLTKLNTFIGKKLEFDTVGKILSNLGLGIKTLSQDMLLITPPTYRTDLTRPEDLYEEVIRMYGFENIEAVMPVEDIESGLKDSKISVADNLKEILKEIGLHEVINYTFIPREALDILKIKDKVIEISNPLSEDMVIVRPTLVYSLLANIRDNFNRNQFDLRFFEVSKVFTPAEELANEDLRICIAIAGRQERTLWNPKPKAYDFYTMKGYVEKLLEYMGINRYKLERSSNENFHPGRSADIKIGNDVIGTFGEVHPDVLEAMDIKRERAYVADIDLARAEKYIKSAVKYERIVKYPEVTRDLAIVMDKDILVGNMVEDLKRVSPLIEKIEIFDVYEGERIDADKKSVAISIVLRNKVKTLEEKEINDVVTKVLETISKKYRGEIRQ, from the coding sequence ATGCTAATTTCACTAGACTGGTTAAAACAGTATGTAGATATAAAAGAAGATATACCTCAATTAGAAAATGCCTTAACAATGATAGGGCAAGAGGTAGAAGCTATTGATATACAAGGAAAACATTTAGATAATGTTGTAATTGGACAAATTACTGAATATGGAAAACATCCAAATTCAGACAAATTAACTCTATTAAAAGTTAATGTTGGAGCAGAAGAGGAGTTACAAATCGTTTGTGGAGCTCCAAATCATAAACTAGGAGATAAAGTAGTAGTTGCTAAAATAGGAGCTGTACTTCCTGGAGATTTTAAAATTAAAAAGAGTAAAATAAGAGATGTTGAATCTTTTGGTATGCTATGCTCTCAAGTTGAATTAGGTATAGGAGAAGATGGAGATGGAATTATAATACTTCCAGAAGATGCTCCTATTGGAGAGGAATATAGAAAATATGCTGGATTAGATGATGTAATATTTGAACTTGAAATTACACCAAATAGACCAGATTGTCTTTCTCACATCGGAATTGCTAGAGAGGTAGCAGCTTACTATGGAAGAAAGGTAAAATATCCTTCATACACTTTAAGTGAAGTTATTGATTCAGTAAATAACTATGCTAAAGTTAGAGTTGAGGATAAAGAAAGATGTAAAAGATACATGGGAAGAGTAATCAGAAATGTAACTGTTGCTGAATCTCCAGAATGGCTTAAAAAGAGAATCAGAGCTATGGGACTAAAACCTATAAACAATATCGTAGATATTACAAACTTTGTAATGTTTGAATATAACCAACCTATGCATGCTTTTGATTTAGATAAATTAGAAAATAATACTGTTGTTGTAAGAGCAGCAGAAAATGGAGAAAAAATCACTACTCTTGATGGTGTAGAGAGAGAGCTTGTAAATGGAGAACTTGTAATAGCTGATGAAGTTAAACCTATCGCTATTGCAGGAATTATAGGTGGACAAGCTACACAAATAGAAGCTGAAACTAAAAATGTATTCTTAGAAGTTGCATACTTCACACCAGATAACATTAGAAAATCAGCAAAAAAACTTGGAATTGTAACAGATTCTGGATATAGAAATGAAAGAGGATTAGATATTGAAAATCTTCCTGAAGTAATAGATAGAGCTGCAGCTTTAATAGCTGAAGTGGCATCTGGAGAGGTTTTAGATGAAGTTATAGACAAATATATAGAAAAACCTCAAAAATATGAAATTCCTTTAAATCTAACTAAATTAAATACTTTCATCGGTAAAAAACTTGAGTTTGATACAGTTGGAAAAATTTTAAGTAACTTAGGATTAGGAATAAAAACTTTATCACAAGATATGTTACTAATAACACCACCTACATATAGAACAGACTTAACAAGACCAGAAGATCTATATGAAGAAGTTATAAGAATGTATGGATTTGAAAATATTGAAGCTGTTATGCCAGTTGAAGATATAGAATCTGGATTAAAAGATAGTAAAATTTCAGTAGCTGACAATTTAAAAGAGATTTTAAAAGAGATTGGATTACATGAAGTAATAAACTACACATTTATTCCAAGAGAAGCTTTAGATATCTTAAAAATTAAAGATAAAGTTATTGAAATAAGCAATCCATTAAGTGAAGATATGGTAATTGTTAGACCAACTCTTGTATATAGCTTACTAGCTAATATTAGAGATAACTTCAATAGAAACCAATTTGATTTAAGATTCTTTGAAGTTTCAAAAGTATTTACTCCAGCTGAAGAGTTAGCAAATGAAGATCTAAGAATCTGTATTGCTATTGCAGGAAGACAAGAGAGAACTTTATGGAATCCAAAACCAAAAGCATATGATTTCTATACTATGAAAGGATATGTAGAAAAACTTCTTGAATACATGGGAATCAACAGATATAAACTAGAAAGAAGCTCAAACGAAAACTTCCATCCAGGAAGAAGTGCTGATATCAAAATAGGAAATGATGTTATAGGAACATTTGGAGAGGTTCACCCAGATGTACTTGAAGCTATGGATATCAAGAGAGAAAGAGCTTATGTAGCTGATATAGATTTAGCAAGAGCTGAAAAATATATTAAGAGTGCAGTAAAATATGAAAGAATAGTAAAATATCCAGAAGTAACAAGAGACCTTGCTATTGTTATGGATAAAGATATTCTAGTTGGAAATATGGTTGAAGATCTAAAAAGAGTTTCTCCATTAATCGAAAAAATAGAGATATTTGACGTTTATGAGGGAGAAAGAATAGATGCTGATAAAAAATCAGTAGCTATAAGTATTGTACTTAGAAATAAAGTAAAAACTCTTGAAGAAAAAGAGATAAATGATGTTGTAACTAAGGTGTTGGAAACTATTTCTAAAAAATATAGAGGGGAAATAAGACAATAA
- the pth gene encoding aminoacyl-tRNA hydrolase, producing the protein MKLVVGLGNPGDKYAKTRHNVGFEVINHLQKELNISMEREKFQGLLSEKTIDGEKVLFLKPLTFMNLSGNSIVAVVNFYKIDPKKDMIVIYDDMDLPVGKLRVKEKGSSGGHNGIKSIISHLGDEFLRIKCGIGKSKNDTIDFVLGQFDKIEQEAVDQMIDNAAKCALDMVADIELGRIMQKYNKK; encoded by the coding sequence ATGAAATTAGTAGTTGGACTTGGAAACCCTGGAGATAAATACGCAAAGACAAGACACAATGTGGGGTTTGAAGTTATTAACCATTTACAAAAAGAATTAAATATAAGTATGGAAAGAGAGAAATTTCAAGGGTTACTTAGTGAAAAAACAATTGATGGAGAAAAAGTTTTATTTTTAAAGCCATTGACTTTTATGAATTTAAGTGGTAATTCCATAGTAGCAGTAGTAAATTTTTATAAAATTGACCCTAAAAAAGATATGATAGTAATCTATGATGATATGGATCTGCCAGTTGGAAAATTGAGAGTGAAAGAGAAAGGAAGTTCAGGTGGACATAATGGAATAAAATCTATTATATCTCATCTGGGAGATGAGTTTTTACGTATAAAATGTGGAATAGGAAAAAGTAAAAATGATACTATAGATTTTGTCTTAGGTCAGTTTGATAAAATTGAACAAGAGGCAGTAGATCAAATGATAGACAATGCTGCTAAATGTGCATTAGATATGGTTGCTGATATTGAATTGGGCAGAATAATGCAGAAATATAACAAAAAGTAG
- the rsxC gene encoding electron transport complex subunit RsxC — protein sequence MRFFGFRGGVHPPENKLQTENMPVEKLAAPKMLYIALLQHIGSPLDPIVAIGDKVLKGQKIADSQGFLTSPIHSPVSGTVKKIEEHVFPLMGRIKTIMIENDGEETWAELPKIENWETADKKELLAMIREKGIVGIGGASFPTHIKLNPPADVKIDTLLLNGAECEPYLNSDNRLMLEHPESIINGIKIIKKILGVETAIVGIEENKPEAIASMKKAAEGTGIEIAPLKTKYPQGGEKQLIKAVLNREVPSGKLPSAVGVVVQNTGTAAAIYEGLVNGIPLIEKVVTVSGKAIANPKNVKVAIGTPFSYILDHCGVNREIVDKLVMGGPMMGMAQFSEEAPVIKGTSGLLALTKEETNPYKPKACIGCGKCVGACPMGLEPLMFARLAAFEQWEEIGKYNLMDCIECGSCAYICPANRPLTEAIKIGKSKLRAMKK from the coding sequence ATGAGATTTTTTGGTTTCAGAGGAGGAGTACATCCGCCTGAAAATAAACTTCAGACAGAAAATATGCCAGTTGAAAAACTAGCAGCACCAAAGATGTTGTATATAGCTTTATTACAACACATAGGATCACCACTAGATCCAATAGTAGCAATTGGAGATAAAGTTCTTAAAGGGCAAAAGATTGCTGACTCTCAAGGATTTTTAACATCTCCTATACATTCACCAGTAAGTGGAACAGTAAAGAAAATAGAAGAACACGTATTTCCACTAATGGGAAGAATTAAAACTATCATGATTGAAAATGATGGCGAAGAAACTTGGGCAGAGTTACCAAAAATTGAAAATTGGGAAACTGCTGACAAAAAAGAATTATTAGCAATGATTAGAGAGAAAGGAATAGTAGGTATTGGAGGGGCAAGTTTCCCTACTCATATAAAACTTAATCCACCAGCAGATGTGAAAATCGATACTTTACTATTAAATGGAGCAGAGTGCGAACCATACTTAAACTCAGATAATAGACTTATGCTTGAACATCCAGAAAGTATAATTAATGGTATTAAAATCATTAAAAAAATTCTTGGTGTAGAAACAGCAATTGTTGGTATTGAAGAAAATAAACCTGAAGCTATAGCTTCTATGAAAAAAGCAGCAGAAGGAACAGGAATTGAGATTGCACCTTTAAAAACAAAATATCCTCAAGGAGGAGAAAAACAATTAATTAAAGCAGTTTTAAATAGAGAAGTTCCATCTGGAAAACTTCCATCAGCTGTAGGAGTAGTAGTTCAAAATACTGGTACAGCAGCTGCAATCTATGAAGGATTAGTAAATGGAATTCCTCTAATTGAAAAGGTTGTTACAGTTTCAGGAAAAGCAATAGCTAATCCAAAAAATGTTAAGGTAGCAATAGGAACACCATTCTCTTATATACTAGATCACTGTGGAGTAAACAGAGAGATAGTAGATAAACTTGTAATGGGAGGACCTATGATGGGAATGGCTCAATTCTCTGAAGAAGCTCCTGTTATTAAAGGAACTTCTGGACTTCTTGCACTTACAAAAGAAGAGACAAATCCATACAAACCAAAAGCTTGTATCGGTTGTGGAAAATGTGTAGGAGCTTGTCCTATGGGACTTGAACCTCTTATGTTTGCAAGATTAGCAGCTTTTGAACAATGGGAAGAGATTGGAAAATATAACTTAATGGATTGTATTGAATGTGGTTCATGTGCTTATATCTGTCCAGCTAATAGACCATTAACAGAAGCTATTAAAATCGGTAAATCAAAATTAAGAGCAATGAAAAAATAA
- a CDS encoding L-serine ammonia-lyase, iron-sulfur-dependent, subunit alpha → MDSLRELFKVGNGPSSSHTIGPERAAKKFKEKNPKAARYEVELYGSLALTGKGHLTDWIIIETLKPIPVEIKWLPEVVYDYHTNGMKFRAYDENGAMLDEWLVFSVGGGTIMELGQERRAPSKIYPYSKMEDIKNWCEKERKEYWEYVTEFEGEGIFDFLKIIWDAMSEAVERGIDKTGVLPGTLKLSRRAQGFYRKARNNHSRGGFLGRIFAYTLAVAEENGAGGKVVTAPTCGACGIIPGLMYALREEYELSEKEILKGLAVAGLIGNIVKENATISGAEGGCQAEVGTACAMAAGMACFLLGGSLDQIEYAAEMALEHHLGLTCDPVGGYVQIPCIERNAAASARALDSAAYSLYTDGKHTVSFDQVVITMGETGKDLKQEYKETSLGGLAKFRFNAEC, encoded by the coding sequence ATGGATTCTCTAAGAGAACTTTTTAAAGTGGGAAATGGACCATCTAGTTCACATACTATTGGACCAGAAAGAGCAGCTAAAAAATTTAAGGAAAAAAATCCAAAGGCAGCAAGATATGAGGTAGAATTATATGGATCTCTAGCTCTTACAGGAAAAGGTCATCTTACAGACTGGATAATAATTGAAACTTTAAAACCAATTCCAGTAGAGATAAAATGGCTACCAGAAGTTGTTTATGACTATCACACTAATGGAATGAAGTTTAGAGCCTATGATGAAAATGGAGCTATGTTAGATGAATGGCTAGTATTTTCAGTAGGTGGAGGAACTATAATGGAGCTTGGACAAGAGAGAAGAGCTCCATCAAAAATATATCCATATTCAAAGATGGAAGATATTAAAAATTGGTGTGAAAAAGAGAGAAAAGAGTATTGGGAGTATGTAACAGAGTTTGAAGGAGAGGGAATATTTGACTTCTTAAAAATCATTTGGGATGCTATGTCAGAGGCTGTTGAAAGAGGAATTGATAAAACAGGTGTACTTCCTGGAACATTGAAACTTTCAAGAAGAGCTCAAGGATTTTATAGAAAAGCAAGAAATAATCACAGTAGAGGAGGATTTCTTGGTAGAATATTTGCCTATACTTTAGCAGTTGCAGAGGAAAATGGAGCTGGAGGAAAAGTTGTTACAGCACCAACTTGTGGAGCTTGTGGAATAATTCCTGGGCTTATGTATGCTTTGAGAGAAGAATATGAACTTTCAGAGAAAGAGATTTTAAAAGGTTTAGCAGTAGCTGGACTTATAGGAAATATAGTTAAAGAAAATGCAACTATATCAGGTGCTGAGGGAGGTTGTCAAGCAGAGGTTGGAACAGCTTGTGCAATGGCAGCAGGAATGGCTTGTTTCCTATTAGGAGGTTCTCTAGATCAGATAGAGTACGCAGCAGAGATGGCTTTAGAGCACCATCTAGGATTGACTTGTGATCCTGTTGGTGGATATGTTCAAATCCCTTGTATAGAGAGAAATGCAGCTGCTTCAGCAAGAGCTTTAGATTCAGCAGCATATAGCTTATACACAGATGGAAAACACACTGTTTCTTTTGATCAAGTTGTAATAACTATGGGTGAAACAGGAAAGGATTTAAAACAAGAGTATAAAGAGACATCTTTAGGTGGATTGGCAAAATTTCGGTTTAATGCAGAATGTTAA